A stretch of Chlamydiales bacterium DNA encodes these proteins:
- the rpsK gene encoding 30S ribosomal protein S11, translating into MAKQEVEKAVVKKAATKTKKKVARNVPSGIVFVKSTFNNTIVSITDLAGNVVSWASAGKVNFSGSRKSSAYAATVAAQDAAKTAMSLGMKEVEVNLNGPGAGRESAVRGLQSTGLIITVIRDTTPVPHNGCRARKRRRV; encoded by the coding sequence TTGGCTAAGCAAGAAGTTGAAAAGGCAGTCGTTAAAAAAGCTGCGACAAAAACTAAAAAGAAAGTGGCGAGAAACGTTCCAAGTGGGATTGTCTTTGTTAAATCCACTTTTAACAACACCATCGTCTCAATCACCGACCTCGCAGGCAACGTCGTCTCTTGGGCGTCCGCTGGAAAAGTTAACTTTTCTGGTTCGCGCAAATCTTCTGCTTACGCAGCTACCGTTGCAGCTCAAGATGCAGCAAAGACCGCGATGTCTCTTGGAATGAAAGAGGTAGAAGTGAATCTAAACGGACCTGGAGCAGGAAGAGAGTCTGCTGTAAGAGGTCTGCAAAGCACAGGGCTAATCATAACTGTGATTCGCGATACAACCCCTGTGCCGCATAACGGCTGTCGAGCACGTAAAAGACGCCGAGTATAA
- a CDS encoding DNA-directed RNA polymerase subunit alpha — MAVKYGKFELPTKIKVDEEKGNFARFIAEPFERGYGHTVGNALRRVLLTSMESPAIVSVRIEGVPHEYMAVEGIIEDMTHIVLNLKGALLRKLPSDDEPRSTDYKVISKVIDIGGDLLDKNGGQYSVTLKDLMGGTDYDVVNPELVIFTATKPMSRKVDLKIGMGRGYVSSERHGLTEKGVDEIIVDTAFSPVRLVNYFVENTRVGQHTDYDRLILEITTDGRITPLEALSFATQISIMHMQVFEQLQQNPISFEQKREELDSDRDSLLAKLALRINEIELSVRSTNCLAGANIDTIAELVIMPESEMLKFRNFGKKSLNEIKSKLEEMGLSLGMDLSRFGITRDNVKQYITDYLNSKVEAES, encoded by the coding sequence ATGGCAGTGAAGTATGGCAAGTTTGAATTGCCAACCAAGATTAAAGTCGATGAGGAAAAAGGGAATTTTGCACGTTTTATTGCAGAACCTTTTGAGCGTGGTTACGGGCACACAGTAGGGAATGCTCTACGACGCGTTCTCTTAACTTCGATGGAGTCGCCTGCTATCGTATCCGTACGGATCGAAGGCGTGCCCCATGAGTACATGGCTGTAGAAGGTATCATCGAAGATATGACGCACATCGTGCTTAATCTTAAAGGTGCTCTTCTCAGAAAACTCCCTTCAGATGATGAGCCTCGCTCAACTGATTATAAAGTCATTTCTAAAGTCATCGATATCGGCGGAGATCTCCTCGATAAAAATGGCGGCCAGTATTCCGTTACGTTGAAAGACCTAATGGGCGGCACAGACTACGATGTCGTCAACCCTGAGCTAGTGATCTTCACAGCGACGAAGCCGATGTCTCGTAAAGTCGACCTGAAAATCGGCATGGGCAGAGGTTACGTCTCTTCAGAGCGACACGGCCTAACTGAGAAGGGCGTAGATGAGATTATCGTCGATACAGCCTTCTCTCCTGTGAGACTGGTGAACTACTTTGTAGAGAACACACGTGTAGGCCAACATACAGACTACGACCGTCTCATTCTCGAAATCACTACAGATGGCAGAATCACTCCGCTCGAAGCTCTCTCGTTTGCTACGCAGATCAGCATCATGCACATGCAGGTGTTCGAACAGCTTCAGCAGAACCCGATCAGCTTCGAACAGAAGCGCGAAGAGCTCGATTCAGATCGCGATTCTCTTCTTGCGAAACTTGCGCTACGAATCAACGAGATTGAACTCTCTGTTCGTTCGACAAACTGTCTCGCAGGAGCTAACATCGATACGATTGCAGAACTCGTCATCATGCCAGAGTCTGAGATGCTCAAATTTAGAAACTTCGGCAAGAAGTCTCTGAATGAGATCAAATCTAAGCTGGAAGAGATGGGACTAAGCCTCGGGATGGATCTCTCGAGATTCGGCATCACACGCGATAACGTAAAACAGTACATTACCGACTATCTCAACTCCAAAGTCGAGGCAGAATCATGA
- the rplQ gene encoding 50S ribosomal protein L17, whose amino-acid sequence MRHGKHTFKIGKTSSHRRCMLANMLKSLVEHERIETTVTKAKELRRHADRLISLAKKNTLASRRQAIADLMITFNTLTPKEAKQAKAGDTSVYNADRQVIQKLFGDLSTRFATRNGGFTRIIKKSQRVGDNAHTCLIEYLPQ is encoded by the coding sequence ATGAGACACGGAAAACATACATTTAAAATTGGCAAGACCTCTTCTCACCGCAGATGTATGCTTGCCAATATGCTCAAGTCTCTTGTAGAGCACGAGCGCATTGAAACGACAGTTACTAAAGCGAAAGAGCTGAGACGTCATGCAGATCGTCTGATCAGTTTGGCGAAGAAGAATACACTGGCTAGCCGTCGCCAAGCGATTGCTGACCTGATGATTACCTTCAACACTCTCACTCCTAAAGAAGCGAAGCAAGCTAAGGCTGGCGACACTTCGGTATATAACGCCGACCGTCAAGTTATCCAGAAGCTCTTTGGAGACCTCTCCACACGCTTTGCGACAAGAAATGGCGGTTTTACTCGCATCATTAAGAAGTCTCAGCGTGTAGGCGATAATGCACACACCTGCCTGATCGAGTATCTACCTCAATAG
- the gap gene encoding type I glyceraldehyde-3-phosphate dehydrogenase → MRVAINGFGRIGRLVCRIVSEIYKDLEIVAVNDVVPANNLAYLLKHDSIHRKANLTIKAEEDAIVINGKRVQVFAEKDPAKLPWKQLGIDYVVESTGLFTEKAAARKHIEAGAKRVIITAPAKGEVPTFVMGVNEEKYNPKTDFIVSNASCTTNCLAPLTKVLLQNFGIEEGLMTTVHSLTATQPSVDGPSKKDWRGGRAASINIIPSSTGAAKAVAQCLPEVKGKLTGMAFRIPTTDVSVVDLTVRLSKATTYEDICNALQKAADGPMKGIIEYCDEEVVSSDFIGNPASCIFDKGAGIALNPHFYKLIAWYDNEMGYAHRVADLCEYMASKENK, encoded by the coding sequence ATTAGAGTAGCGATTAACGGATTTGGAAGAATAGGACGCTTAGTCTGTCGTATTGTAAGCGAAATATACAAAGATCTAGAGATCGTTGCCGTCAATGATGTCGTCCCCGCGAATAATCTCGCCTATCTTCTTAAACACGACTCCATCCATCGCAAAGCTAACCTTACAATCAAAGCCGAAGAGGACGCTATCGTCATCAACGGTAAGAGAGTACAGGTCTTTGCAGAGAAAGATCCAGCGAAGCTTCCGTGGAAGCAGCTGGGAATAGACTATGTTGTAGAATCCACCGGCCTATTTACAGAAAAGGCCGCTGCAAGAAAGCACATTGAAGCAGGCGCAAAAAGGGTGATCATCACAGCACCCGCAAAAGGAGAGGTGCCTACGTTTGTTATGGGAGTGAACGAAGAAAAGTACAATCCCAAGACAGACTTCATTGTCTCCAATGCTTCCTGCACCACTAACTGCCTAGCCCCTCTAACGAAAGTTCTATTGCAGAACTTTGGCATTGAAGAAGGTCTCATGACTACCGTCCACTCTCTCACAGCGACACAACCCAGTGTCGATGGTCCTTCTAAAAAGGACTGGAGAGGGGGAAGAGCCGCAAGTATCAATATCATCCCCTCTTCTACCGGAGCTGCCAAAGCAGTAGCCCAGTGTCTTCCTGAAGTGAAAGGTAAGCTCACTGGAATGGCTTTTCGAATTCCCACAACAGATGTCTCGGTGGTCGACCTCACCGTCAGGTTGAGCAAAGCCACCACCTATGAGGACATATGCAACGCCCTTCAAAAGGCTGCAGATGGTCCCATGAAGGGGATCATCGAATATTGTGATGAAGAAGTGGTCTCCTCGGATTTTATCGGCAATCCCGCCTCTTGTATTTTTGACAAGGGCGCTGGGATCGCTTTGAATCCACATTTTTATAAACTAATTGCTTGGTATGACAACGAAATGGGATATGCGCACCGTGTGGCTGACCTGTGTGAATACATGGCCTCAAAGGAGAATAAATGA
- a CDS encoding beta-propeller fold lactonase family protein, translating to MRRLFTLIAIIAHSAGLFGATDKAYVANSGNNNVSVIDTTLNTVIATVPVGSLPLFITIIPDGTEAYVSNFNGASVSVIDTATDAVIATVGVGSHPGAIAASPNSSTVYVINRGSNSVSVIDTTTHAVVATVNIVPSNPPGEWIAITPNGDTVYVAGPNDNVIDAIDTTTNTVVATPTLGVTPVFFAITPSGNRVYVANEDSDNVSVVSTVSNTVIATVDVGTLPIFVNVTPQGNKVYVSNRTDSSVNVIDTATNLVIATVAVGSGPVYGVVTPDGTKLFILNSFGTTVSVIDTTLDAVGDTVSIAGNPQYGAVTPDGSKVLITANDDNTYVIDTATDAVIATIPVGSTPQQVAIIPASQNTAPVTPTLISAKAKASVFLSEADYFIVLKWNPSVSAGVTEYRILRDGVQIGTVSSSAPLKFEDHNRKKGKSYTYQVIAVSSGGESAPLSVTIKA from the coding sequence ATGAGAAGACTCTTTACGCTGATAGCGATCATAGCCCATTCGGCTGGCCTATTCGGAGCAACTGATAAGGCCTATGTTGCAAACTCGGGAAATAACAACGTAAGTGTAATCGACACGACGCTCAACACAGTTATCGCCACAGTGCCAGTAGGGAGCTTGCCTCTGTTTATCACGATCATTCCCGATGGCACAGAAGCTTACGTCTCAAACTTTAATGGTGCTAGCGTTTCTGTGATCGACACAGCTACGGATGCTGTCATTGCAACTGTCGGTGTGGGGAGTCATCCTGGTGCTATCGCAGCTTCTCCGAACAGCTCGACAGTTTATGTGATCAACCGCGGAAGTAACAGTGTGAGCGTAATTGACACGACGACACATGCGGTTGTGGCCACAGTGAATATCGTCCCATCCAATCCTCCAGGGGAGTGGATTGCTATTACTCCGAATGGTGACACTGTTTACGTGGCAGGTCCCAACGATAACGTCATCGATGCTATCGATACTACGACGAATACTGTTGTTGCAACGCCTACTCTGGGTGTAACGCCTGTTTTTTTCGCTATTACACCAAGCGGAAACAGAGTTTATGTAGCCAACGAGGATAGTGACAATGTCAGCGTGGTTTCTACTGTAAGCAATACGGTGATTGCAACTGTGGATGTAGGAACACTACCTATCTTTGTTAACGTCACGCCTCAGGGAAACAAGGTCTACGTTTCAAACCGTACCGACAGTAGCGTTAACGTCATTGATACCGCCACCAATCTGGTCATTGCAACAGTTGCCGTGGGTTCGGGGCCTGTTTATGGCGTGGTCACTCCAGATGGGACTAAACTCTTTATCCTAAATTCTTTTGGAACCACAGTGAGCGTAATCGATACAACACTCGATGCTGTTGGCGATACAGTTTCTATAGCTGGCAATCCTCAATATGGTGCTGTTACGCCCGATGGATCAAAAGTTCTTATCACTGCAAACGATGACAATACCTATGTCATCGATACGGCAACTGATGCAGTGATCGCGACGATCCCTGTTGGAAGCACCCCTCAGCAGGTTGCGATTATTCCCGCCTCTCAGAATACCGCTCCCGTTACACCAACGCTGATCAGTGCTAAGGCAAAAGCAAGCGTATTTCTCAGCGAGGCTGACTACTTTATCGTTCTTAAATGGAATCCTAGCGTGTCTGCTGGTGTTACGGAATATCGTATTTTAAGAGATGGAGTCCAGATTGGTACGGTCTCGAGCAGCGCGCCTCTGAAATTCGAAGACCATAACCGAAAAAAAGGAAAGAGCTATACGTATCAAGTCATCGCCGTCAGCAGCGGTGGAGAGAGCGCGCCTCTTTCGGTTACCATCAAAGCTTAG
- a CDS encoding DUF2127 domain-containing protein has translation MEVSLKQNRRHLLFNLAIILKGIDGLLEFVGGLFFVFLKKQGVLDSISKVLHYNLFKISNESVLDFVDYMSQMLSTSTFIFISAILIGNGVVKMLVSVGLLLRKFLAFIVAIVFLMLLLVYQIVECFYTPSLVLDMFTLFEALVIYVIWREYRYLKRTRGFR, from the coding sequence ATGGAAGTCTCATTGAAGCAGAATAGACGCCACCTCCTTTTTAATTTAGCAATCATACTCAAGGGGATAGATGGTCTTCTCGAATTTGTTGGAGGGCTTTTTTTTGTTTTCTTGAAAAAGCAGGGTGTCTTGGATTCTATCTCAAAAGTTCTTCACTATAACCTATTTAAAATATCGAACGAGAGTGTTTTGGATTTTGTTGATTACATGTCTCAAATGCTGTCGACAAGTACCTTCATTTTTATATCAGCTATTCTGATAGGAAATGGGGTTGTAAAAATGCTCGTTTCTGTTGGCCTGCTACTTCGAAAGTTTTTAGCTTTTATTGTAGCTATAGTGTTCTTAATGCTTCTATTGGTGTATCAAATCGTAGAGTGTTTTTATACCCCCTCTCTGGTCTTAGATATGTTTACACTCTTCGAAGCGCTAGTGATCTATGTAATTTGGAGAGAGTATCGCTACTTAAAGAGAACCAGAGGGTTTAGGTGA
- a CDS encoding dihydrofolate reductase has protein sequence MPLLPKFTAIAACDPNGIMGRDGTLPWHYPEDLHHFRRSTLGHVMVMGYKTYLSMPPRAFEGRTSFVFTRSNSVDPAHATPVGGLEELAKAYSENRHLLEKTQFVIGGSEIFDLFFNESLIEYALITHVEKSYPGETLFPLKFLESALQESSEHLEELSIAKYKISYRSPKPSGSL, from the coding sequence ATGCCCTTGTTGCCAAAATTTACAGCCATTGCCGCCTGCGATCCAAATGGGATCATGGGGAGAGACGGAACCCTCCCGTGGCACTACCCAGAGGATTTGCACCACTTCCGAAGGTCGACTCTGGGTCATGTGATGGTCATGGGATACAAGACATACCTCTCCATGCCCCCTCGCGCCTTTGAGGGGCGGACGAGCTTTGTATTCACAAGAAGCAACAGCGTAGATCCAGCCCACGCAACACCTGTTGGGGGATTAGAGGAGCTTGCAAAGGCCTATTCTGAAAATAGGCACCTCCTAGAAAAAACTCAGTTTGTCATTGGCGGATCGGAGATATTCGATCTCTTCTTTAATGAGAGCCTGATCGAATACGCCCTCATCACGCATGTGGAGAAGTCCTATCCGGGAGAGACCCTCTTTCCCCTCAAATTCTTAGAGTCTGCACTTCAAGAAAGCAGTGAACACCTCGAAGAACTATCGATAGCAAAATATAAAATCTCTTATCGATCACCTAAACCCTCTGGTTCTCTTTAA
- a CDS encoding CatB-related O-acetyltransferase, with product MGPDPRTIYPIKEYKGAVFLKPFVKASNIHVGEYTYFDDRRHGPEKFEEYNVLYNYDFAKVKLVIGKFCAIAAETRFIMTGDHKLDAISTYPFPIFGEGWESAFNVYDLPVKGDILVGHDVWFGYDSLVKNGVTIGNGAIIAARAVVVKDVPAYSIVAGNPAKVVKMRFDEKTIARLQKIAWWDWEIEKINQNLKLICNLDVDRLEEASLKK from the coding sequence ATGGGTCCAGATCCTCGCACAATTTACCCCATAAAAGAGTACAAGGGCGCGGTGTTTTTAAAGCCTTTTGTGAAGGCTAGCAACATTCACGTCGGCGAATATACCTACTTCGACGATCGCAGGCATGGTCCTGAGAAGTTTGAGGAGTATAACGTCTTGTACAACTACGACTTTGCAAAAGTGAAGCTCGTCATCGGGAAGTTCTGTGCAATAGCTGCGGAGACGCGCTTCATCATGACAGGAGATCACAAGCTCGATGCGATCAGCACCTACCCATTTCCGATATTTGGAGAGGGTTGGGAGAGCGCCTTCAATGTCTACGATCTTCCTGTAAAAGGAGATATCTTGGTGGGCCACGACGTCTGGTTCGGTTACGATAGCCTAGTGAAAAATGGGGTGACAATTGGAAATGGGGCGATCATTGCAGCGCGCGCTGTCGTCGTTAAGGATGTGCCCGCCTACTCTATCGTCGCCGGAAACCCTGCGAAAGTTGTGAAGATGCGCTTTGATGAGAAGACGATCGCGCGCCTTCAAAAGATCGCCTGGTGGGATTGGGAGATCGAGAAGATTAATCAGAATTTAAAATTGATCTGCAATCTCGATGTAGATCGTTTAGAAGAAGCAAGTCTAAAAAAATAA
- the sulP gene encoding sulfate permease, giving the protein MKQHAENKSSFWGEFVPKSWLFLNGNYSWNLFRSDLLAGITVGVVALPLAMAFAIASGVSPEKGLYTAIIAGFLISLLGGSRFQIGGPTGAFVVIIYGIIESSGYEGLVIASLIAAVILLIAAFSRLGSLIKYIPYPLVTGFTTGIAVIIFSSQVKDFCGLKMAQVPADFIPKWLAIFSALPTLDSTTFLVASGTLALIVLIRRLFPILPWGITAVAIATAVSMALNLPLETIASRFGEIKRALPLPALPDFSLPLSNWHTLIPDAITIAFLAGIESLLSAVVADGMAGTRHRSNCELMAQGVANIGSMLFGGIPATGAIARTATNVKTGGKTPVAGMIHALTLLVIVLLFAPIVSQIPLAALAAVLMVVAWNMSEIEHFRHLFKAPAGDVAVLLTTFLLTVLVDLTVAVEAGMIIALFLFMRRMGEASQIVSLTALDKEYSATSEKYDLEKLEKKHLPSGVEVYEITGPFFFGVADSLRNVLTNFEAPPKAFILRMRKVPAIDASGMHALREFYHHCKRDNTTLLLSGINPRLLNKLKKFGLLDLIGEQHIFSHTADAIKSLH; this is encoded by the coding sequence ATGAAACAGCACGCGGAAAATAAGAGCTCGTTTTGGGGGGAGTTTGTCCCTAAGTCCTGGCTCTTTTTGAATGGGAACTACTCCTGGAATCTATTCAGGAGCGATCTGCTCGCTGGCATCACTGTTGGAGTTGTTGCCCTTCCTCTTGCGATGGCATTTGCGATCGCCTCCGGCGTCTCTCCTGAAAAAGGCTTGTATACTGCGATCATCGCGGGTTTTTTGATTTCGCTGCTCGGAGGCAGCAGATTTCAGATTGGCGGGCCTACTGGTGCGTTCGTCGTGATTATTTATGGAATTATCGAGAGTAGCGGGTATGAGGGGCTTGTTATCGCCTCTCTCATCGCAGCCGTGATTCTTCTAATTGCGGCTTTTTCGCGTCTTGGGAGTCTAATTAAATACATCCCCTATCCGCTGGTTACAGGATTCACAACGGGGATTGCTGTCATCATCTTCTCGTCGCAGGTTAAGGATTTCTGCGGCCTTAAGATGGCTCAGGTGCCTGCTGATTTCATTCCCAAATGGCTTGCGATCTTCTCCGCTCTTCCGACGCTCGATTCTACCACCTTTTTAGTCGCATCGGGAACGCTTGCACTCATTGTTTTAATCAGGCGCCTCTTTCCAATTCTTCCCTGGGGAATCACGGCAGTAGCCATTGCGACCGCAGTTTCGATGGCTTTGAATCTTCCTCTTGAAACGATCGCTTCGCGCTTTGGAGAGATTAAACGCGCTCTTCCTCTTCCTGCACTGCCAGACTTTTCGCTACCTCTTTCGAACTGGCACACCCTCATTCCCGACGCCATTACGATCGCTTTTCTGGCCGGCATTGAATCTCTGCTCTCTGCAGTTGTCGCAGATGGGATGGCGGGCACAAGACACCGATCTAATTGCGAGCTGATGGCGCAGGGGGTAGCAAATATCGGCTCAATGCTTTTTGGTGGGATCCCCGCAACAGGAGCAATTGCGCGGACAGCAACAAATGTAAAAACAGGGGGTAAAACCCCCGTTGCGGGAATGATCCACGCGCTTACCTTGCTCGTGATCGTTCTACTCTTCGCACCGATCGTAAGCCAGATTCCTCTTGCAGCCCTTGCGGCCGTGCTGATGGTGGTTGCGTGGAATATGAGCGAGATCGAACACTTTCGTCACCTTTTCAAGGCTCCGGCGGGAGATGTCGCTGTCCTCTTAACAACATTTCTTTTAACTGTGCTGGTTGACTTGACCGTTGCGGTTGAAGCGGGGATGATTATAGCGCTTTTTCTTTTCATGCGTAGAATGGGAGAGGCCTCTCAGATCGTCTCTCTAACAGCTCTAGATAAAGAGTATTCTGCTACTAGTGAGAAGTATGATCTAGAAAAGCTGGAGAAAAAACACCTTCCCTCTGGTGTCGAAGTGTATGAGATCACCGGTCCATTTTTCTTTGGAGTGGCAGATAGCCTCAGAAATGTGCTTACAAACTTCGAGGCGCCACCAAAGGCTTTCATCTTACGCATGCGCAAAGTTCCTGCAATCGATGCATCTGGCATGCACGCCTTACGCGAATTCTACCACCATTGCAAACGCGACAACACAACTCTTCTCCTCTCCGGGATAAACCCCCGCCTGCTGAATAAACTTAAGAAGTTTGGCCTTCTAGATCTAATTGGCGAGCAGCATATTTTCTCGCACACCGCAGACGCTATCAAAAGCCTCCATTAA
- the msrA gene encoding peptide-methionine (S)-S-oxide reductase MsrA, with product MGLVKKTINKKKSGRGMSKKKEEHETAIFAGGCFWCTQHDFDSVPGVISTTVGYTGGSKAKPSYEEVSTGDTGHVEAIQLVYDPAKVSYEKLLDIYFHQIDPTRNDGQFCDIGSQYRPVIFYANSDQQKAAENYKQKLTAEKKMGPILVEILPAKPFYPAEKYHQEYYKKDPLKYKFYSSGSGREKRLKQLWNHDT from the coding sequence ATGGGACTCGTTAAAAAAACTATCAATAAAAAAAAATCAGGAAGAGGCATGAGCAAAAAGAAAGAAGAACACGAAACGGCAATTTTTGCAGGCGGCTGCTTCTGGTGCACGCAGCACGATTTCGACTCTGTTCCCGGTGTGATCTCGACAACGGTGGGATACACCGGCGGATCAAAAGCTAAGCCCTCATACGAAGAGGTCTCAACAGGCGACACGGGCCATGTTGAGGCGATTCAACTCGTCTACGATCCCGCAAAAGTGAGTTACGAGAAGCTGCTAGACATCTACTTCCACCAGATCGATCCGACGCGAAATGATGGCCAGTTCTGCGACATTGGAAGCCAGTACCGCCCCGTCATCTTCTACGCAAACTCAGATCAGCAGAAGGCTGCAGAAAACTATAAGCAGAAGCTCACCGCTGAGAAGAAGATGGGCCCCATCCTTGTCGAGATTCTACCTGCTAAACCCTTCTATCCTGCAGAGAAGTACCACCAGGAGTACTATAAGAAGGACCCTCTAAAGTACAAGTTCTACAGCAGCGGCTCTGGGCGCGAAAAAAGGCTCAAGCAGCTCTGGAACCACGATACTTAA
- the msrB gene encoding peptide-methionine (R)-S-oxide reductase MsrB: MAEERFDGKKVIFTEAEWKERLTPEQFKVLRKAGTERAYDNAYCDQKQKGTYVCAGCGLPLYSSEAKYESGTGWPSFFRPIYPENVSYREDRHLFTVRTEVICSRCDGHLGHVFDDGPQPTGKRYCMNSVALRFLPTL; the protein is encoded by the coding sequence TTGGCAGAAGAGCGTTTTGATGGGAAAAAGGTGATCTTCACCGAGGCTGAATGGAAAGAGCGGCTCACGCCAGAGCAGTTCAAAGTGCTCAGAAAGGCGGGTACTGAGCGCGCCTACGATAACGCCTATTGCGATCAGAAGCAGAAAGGAACCTATGTGTGCGCCGGTTGTGGCCTTCCTCTTTACAGCTCTGAAGCGAAGTATGAGTCGGGAACTGGCTGGCCCAGTTTTTTCCGTCCTATCTATCCCGAGAATGTCTCCTACCGCGAAGATAGACACCTCTTTACCGTGCGCACAGAGGTGATCTGCAGCCGCTGCGACGGACATCTTGGGCACGTGTTTGATGATGGACCTCAACCAACTGGCAAGCGCTACTGCATGAACTCGGTCGCGCTGCGATTTTTACCCACGTTATGA
- a CDS encoding FAD-binding oxidoreductase, with translation MSIDSKSETLVRLTPPKLTRETLFGEVRCTRPMREGCFNLSTEVSAGKRVVHCYGHGGSGWTTLFGSVSRAIDLFIRSEKRSLPLRVVGAGCMGLVSAIELTRRGYKVAGITAKELYDTTSWKAAGYFALVSVKTSPEEQESLNAIGIETFKTFQEIALGKHPYLSSDCVRYLPVYCSQDTEAGVEELEIQGLIPPREEVTLDFGGGVRHPRYLKYMTYFMDTTKLMKQLFAEVKRAGIPIETRELSSFEEVEEEVVFNCSGLGARQLAGDHKLIPVRGHFLLLNELSGREHMEYMIYTVVEQAGRKEYIYLFPKAAAVSVSDPEGAPCFSALGGTFISPVDQLSERELAELDEREFEKLLTRSIRFFYG, from the coding sequence ATGAGTATTGATTCAAAAAGCGAAACGCTTGTTCGATTAACCCCTCCAAAGCTCACAAGAGAGACTCTTTTTGGCGAGGTGAGATGCACGCGCCCGATGCGCGAAGGCTGCTTCAATCTCTCTACAGAAGTAAGCGCAGGTAAGAGAGTCGTCCACTGCTACGGCCATGGAGGGTCGGGATGGACTACTCTCTTCGGGTCGGTATCGCGCGCAATAGACCTGTTTATAAGAAGTGAGAAGAGATCTCTTCCTCTCCGCGTGGTGGGTGCGGGATGCATGGGCCTTGTTTCTGCAATTGAGCTGACAAGACGAGGGTATAAAGTCGCAGGCATCACTGCAAAGGAGCTCTACGATACCACCTCTTGGAAAGCTGCTGGATATTTCGCACTTGTTTCGGTCAAAACGTCTCCCGAAGAGCAGGAGAGTTTAAATGCGATCGGGATTGAAACTTTCAAAACATTTCAAGAGATTGCTTTAGGCAAGCACCCCTACCTCTCTTCCGACTGCGTTCGCTATCTTCCCGTCTACTGCAGCCAAGATACCGAGGCTGGAGTGGAGGAGCTCGAAATTCAAGGGCTCATCCCTCCGCGCGAAGAGGTGACGCTAGATTTTGGAGGCGGCGTGCGCCACCCTCGCTATCTGAAGTACATGACCTACTTCATGGATACAACAAAGCTCATGAAGCAGCTCTTTGCAGAGGTAAAAAGAGCTGGCATTCCGATTGAAACTAGAGAGCTCTCCTCGTTTGAAGAGGTGGAAGAAGAGGTCGTTTTTAACTGCAGCGGGCTTGGAGCGCGCCAGCTTGCAGGGGATCATAAACTTATTCCTGTGCGCGGACATTTTCTACTCTTGAATGAGCTCTCCGGTAGAGAGCACATGGAGTACATGATCTACACAGTAGTTGAGCAGGCAGGAAGAAAAGAGTATATCTACCTCTTTCCAAAAGCTGCCGCCGTCAGCGTCAGCGATCCCGAAGGAGCGCCCTGTTTTAGCGCGCTCGGCGGCACCTTCATCTCTCCTGTAGACCAGCTCTCTGAGCGAGAGCTTGCAGAGCTAGACGAGCGAGAGTTTGAGAAGCTACTCACCCGCAGCATTCGATTTTTTTACGGCTAG